The window CAGCTTGGCTCTGTTTTTGCAGATGCACCAATGAAAGGCAACAGAGGTGGAACACAGGCGAACAGACTGATGAATAAACACAACAATGATGTGGGCAGACAGGTAAATGGCTAATAAGGCTAAAACCATACTATTTTTCTGCCTCCTATTGCTCGGCTATATTGCACCCCAAAAAATATTGTGCCAACATCCAGAAAGTTATCTCTTCCAACTGAGAGCCAGTGTAAACATGCATTACTTCAGCACCTTGTTTCAATTTTCTCTTACCAGGCATTGATTGATTCATTGGAAACCAAATGCAAATGTCATGGTGTTTCTGGTTCATGTTCTGTAAAGACCTGCTGGAAGGGATTACAGGAACTAAACAAGATTGCTGTTAATCTTAAGTCAAAATACCTGGCAGCCACCAGAGTGATTCACCGTTATGTTGGCACAAGAAAACAACTTGTGCCTAAAGAGCTTGATATCCGACCAGTTCGGGAGAATGAACTGATTTATCTGGTGGGATCACCTGACTACTGCACAGCAAGTGAAAAACAAGGCTCCTATGGTACTTATGAGAGGTAAAGCCTGAACCGACTGTGATTCTAATGTTATCTTCATTTTCTATCTTTATTTATTAACATGGATATGATAGATTTATTTATCTCCTGGCAAAAATGGGATACATTTGGCTGATATTCCATTCTAAAGGTGCTGCCTACCTGCCAGGTTCTTGCCCAATGATATTTCTCATGATGaatttaatcatagaatccctacagtgtggaaacagaccatttggcccaacaagttcacaccaaacctcagagtaacccacccagacccattcccctacgacgctacatttatccctgactaatgcacctaacccacacatccctgaacactacgggcaatttagcatgggcagttcacctaacgtgcacatcttagaattgtgggaggaaactagaggaaacccacacaagacgctaggagaatatgcaaactccacacaggcacctgaagctggagttgaacccaggtccctggcaccgtgaggcagcagcattatcaactgagccaccatgaatTTGAATGGGGCTAATAAATATTTTATCAGATGAGCCATTTTGGGGAGAAATTTCACTATATCTTGTCTCCCTTCTGATTGTCACAATCTTTCACCAAGTGCACTGCATCAGTAATTTTGAGTGTTACTCATTTCTGCAGTTAGAATAGAACCAGGAATCTCTACTGATGTGAGACCCTAACAGCCCTCACAAGGGCTGTAAAACATTTATAGAGAATCATTCTCTTTTAAGAGCAAGATTACACAAGGACATTAAATGGTAGGACAATAGGCAGCTATCTCTTGTTGCTTCCTTTCACAAAACTTTAATAATGCCCTCAAATCTCTTAACCATGGGAATCACAGAGAAAAGCAAAGAGAAACAAAGTGAGAGAAAACAATAGGGGAGGAAGGGAAGCAAACTACGTTCATGTTACTAAAATCATCCCCTGATACCATGGAAGAAATGTGGATTTTTGGCAGTGTTCCTGtaaaacagattagattagattccctacagtgttgacacaggcccttcggcccaaccagtccacactaaccctctgaagagtaacccacccagacccatttccctctgattaatgcacctaacactacgggcaatttagcacggccaattcacctgacctgcacatctttggactgtgggaggaaacccacgcagacacggggagaacatgcaaactccatacagacagtcgcccaaggctggaatcgaacctgggaacctggtgctgtgaggcagtagtgttagCCCACCGAGCCACCATAAATGAAAATTGTCCAATGGGGACTGTATGTGTCAAAGCTGAGTCTGCATATTTGGATCACCAGGAGCAGAAAACCACGCCCACCCTCTGCCATGATAGGTAAAGGTCACAGTGACTAATTGCAGTGTTTCGTCCACATTCTGGTAACAGAGCAGATCTAGCATTTGTCTGGTGATATGCCTTTTTTTACTTAAAGGTTTTTGGTACTCGTTAGTTTAGGATCACCCATACGCCTGAGACTATAATACATGACGCAGATCTATTTCTATCCAGTAGAAGTATTCAGACATTTACATGTCTAGTTTCATGTAAACACAATAGTATGTTTGTTGTTTTGACATTTTTAACTGATCTTCCTTCACTTGCTTCATCTGCAGGCAGTGCAACAAGACTTCTGTGCACAGCGACAGCTGTAACCTGATGTGCTGTGGTCGGGGATACAATGCATATACAGAAACAATTATAGAACGATGTAGTTGCAAGTATCATTGGTGTTGTTACGTAACCTGCAAAAAATGTGAAAGGACAGCAGAACGGTATGTTTGTAAATAACTGCTAAGGACCTTGCTCTATAAAATAGTAGTAGACTAAATTAAGCAGTGTCAGGGAACATAAACCATGGGGAGGGTTAAAAACCTGGAGACGGTTGCCAAGATAAAGACCAAATATTCCTTGGATACTACTGGCAAAATGAGTGCAGCGAACCTCAATATTGAGAGAAAAACAACAGATAAAAGGCAAAATCGAAAAACCAAGAGAATGGACAAGTTTTATTCAAAAGAATGGCAAGTGGACACATTTTCATTTATCAGAATGATTCTTTTTGTTTCTTTGCTGTGTTCAGTGGCCTGAAGGATAGTTGACATGTTCAGCAGGAAGAATGCCAGTGATTTGAGTGAAGAGGACGGAGTTGAAATAGAGGAGAGAGCTGTGATCAACACTAATCAATTGTTGAAGAGAAAGATGGTGAAGGACAAAATGAAAAGAAAGTGCTGCTCAATCTGGGAAGCATTAAACAGGGTACACTTTCCAGTGTTGAGGGAACAAATATGACCTTGGAGGATCATCTGTTCTGATTCCTTAACATTGAAATGCTGTAAGTACAGTGCAGCAGAACATGTTATCGAGCATTACAACAGAGGCATTCCACCTCGTTTGGAGTGTAATCTTAAACCCTAAATATGATGACAAATTCCAATGCGCTGGAACTTATTACAATGTGCAATAAATGTGCCACCCTACCACTGACAGATATAATTTCGTTAGGAAAAGGACTCCTAGTAAAAGTTTCAGTGTTGCCAAGTACGTGGCAGTTCTTATTTATGGACGATTTTGTGGGGAGATTGGGTAAGGAGAGAGCTGTCTAAATGTATTTTTCACATAGGCTGGCATATCAAGCTTGGTAAGCACAGGTTCTAGTTACATGAACGGGGAACGCTGGTTTCTGTCACATTCATAATTTTGTAGCAATCAGCTAGTACTTCAATTTGTGTGCTTTTGTTATGTAGTGTTTTGTTTAATGTCTGCttattatttattttcctaaatAAAACACTTCTTCTGGTCTGAAGTTTGTGCCAAGTCATTCTGGAGGAGACAGGAGTGAAATTATACATTGTTAATATATAAAAGGCCTTTTTTCTCCTGTTTACCATTGCTAACTATGTTAAAACTATCATCAATTATGAAACTTCACATTCACAGTTTCAGTTTTTCTGGGTAATTTCTTTATTCTGCATCTGTCCTGAAGCAGAAGGGCAGAATTTAATCCAACCTGTGTGGGTGCAGTCCAGAGGTTGGGGCACGAGGATAGAGGTCTGGTGTGGGAGATCCATAGCATCATGACAAAAGGTGATGGATAGCTAGCTCATCACCTTCTTAACTCAACTAAATCAGGGCAGGCAAGTTCAAAGGTGGCCTTCTATCCTAGAAGCCAATTGAGTCTGAAGTGGCTAGAAGAATGCCATTGGTGGGGAGGCTGCAATCTTCCAAGTGTACACTTTGTTACTACAGTGCCCCACCAACAGGAAGAGCTGTCTCCTTGCAAAGACTTCCTCCCTTCAATAATGTCGGCTGACCTCAGCCAAAGTCCCCCCCCACCGCAACGCACAACTCTCAAAACCCCCGTCCCTGTCAAGCCTTCACCATTCCCTTGCTGGCCCTGGCAAG of the Chiloscyllium punctatum isolate Juve2018m chromosome 25, sChiPun1.3, whole genome shotgun sequence genome contains:
- the LOC140495998 gene encoding protein Wnt-11b-like isoform X2; this translates as MSSAFFCKPCRLRDGTLVCSEPPRLFYLTNLKMEIRIGYLLLVFVQWRLCGAIQWLAIAVSGTAVGWNHTQHCKRPGFVPDQQQLCRRNLDLMPTIVFAAQQTRLVCQKAMADMRWNCSSIQLAPRFNPDLNRGTRESSFVYALSSAALSHSIARFCASGELPTCSCGLSPAEVPGPDFRWGGCGDNLRYGLQLGSVFADAPMKGNRGGTQANRLMNKHNNDVGRQALIDSLETKCKCHGVSGSCSVKTCWKGLQELNKIAVNLKSKYLAATRVIHRYVGTRKQLVPKELDIRPVRENELIYLVGSPDYCTASEKQGSYGTYERQCNKTSVHSDSCNLMCCGRGYNAYTETIIERCSCKYHWCCYVTCKKCERTAERGLKDS
- the LOC140495998 gene encoding protein Wnt-11b-like isoform X4 — protein: MEIRIGYLLLVFVQWRLCGAIQWLAIAVSGTAVGWNHTQHCKRPGFVPDQQQLCRRNLDLMPTIVFAAQQTRLVCQKAMADMRWNCSSIQLAPRFNPDLNRGTRESSFVYALSSAALSHSIARFCASGELPTCSCGLSPAEVPGPDFRWGGCGDNLRYGLQLGSVFADAPMKGNRGGTQANRLMNKHNNDVGRQALIDSLETKCKCHGVSGSCSVKTCWKGLQELNKIAVNLKSKYLAATRVIHRYVGTRKQLVPKELDIRPVRENELIYLVGSPDYCTASEKQGSYGTYERQCNKTSVHSDSCNLMCCGRGYNAYTETIIERCSCKYHWCCYVTCKKCERTAERIISRVR